The DNA window ACCATCAGTTGTTGCTCGTAATTCTAAGACTAACGAAGTAATCGCTGTTGGCAGTGATGCCCGTGATATGATCGGACGGACGCCAGAAAGCATTGTGGCTATCCGACCAATGAAAGACGGTGTTATTGCTGATTACGACACAACAGTTGCAATGATGAAGTATTATATTGATAAAGCACTAGGAAATAATGGTAAGCCATATGTTATGGTATGTGTTCCTAGTGGGATCACGGAAGTTGAAAAACGGGCAGTGATTGATGCTACTCGAGTTGCAGGTGCTCGTGATGCTTATGTTATTGAAGAACCATTTGCAGCAGCCATTGGAGCAGGTTTACCAGTTATGGATCCAACTGGTAGTATGGTTGTTGATATTGGTGGAGGTACTACTGATGTTGCTACCATTTCATTAGGTGGTATCGTCTCAAGTCGTTCAATTCGAATGGCTGGTGATAAGATGAATGATGCGATTGTTCAATATGTTCGCCAACATATGAATTTATTAATTGGTGAACGAACAGCTGAAAAGCTTAAATGGGATATTGGATCTGCATCTGTTGAAGCTGCTGAAGAAATGGGAACAACACAAGTTCGCGGTCGTGATCTTGTAACTGGATTGCCAAAGACAATGCAAGTATCCGCAAAAGATGTTTCAACGGCCCTCCAAGATGTTGTTGATAGCATTATTACGGCAATTAAAGGAACACTTGAAGAAACTTCTCCAGAAATTGCTGCTGATGTTATTGATCACGGAATTGTATTAACTGGTGGAGGCACATTATTAAAGCATTTACCAGATGTTATTGCAGATGCAACCAAAGTACCAGTGTTCATTGCTAACGATCCCCTTGACTGTGTTGCTATTGGTACCGGCGAGTCATTAAAGAGTATT is part of the Limosilactobacillus reuteri genome and encodes:
- a CDS encoding rod shape-determining protein, whose amino-acid sequence is MLGIGTKNLGIDLGTANTIVYLEGKGIVLREPSVVARNSKTNEVIAVGSDARDMIGRTPESIVAIRPMKDGVIADYDTTVAMMKYYIDKALGNNGKPYVMVCVPSGITEVEKRAVIDATRVAGARDAYVIEEPFAAAIGAGLPVMDPTGSMVVDIGGGTTDVATISLGGIVSSRSIRMAGDKMNDAIVQYVRQHMNLLIGERTAEKLKWDIGSASVEAAEEMGTTQVRGRDLVTGLPKTMQVSAKDVSTALQDVVDSIITAIKGTLEETSPEIAADVIDHGIVLTGGGTLLKHLPDVIADATKVPVFIANDPLDCVAIGTGESLKSIDVMKKK